One genomic window of [Clostridium] scindens ATCC 35704 includes the following:
- a CDS encoding heavy metal translocating P-type ATPase has product MKFIIKHEVKGRLRIHVIRNRMTCAEADILCWTLEKQKDITSVKVYERTADAVIYYTGDREELIGRLRKFRFEKEDVPENVISSSGRALNSVYREKLIAKVLLHYGGKLILPNPIRKIWLTFKAVKYIGKGILCLARRKIEVSVLDATAIGVSVLRRDFNTAGSVMFLLGIGELLEEWTHKKSVGDLARSMSLNVQKVWLKREEQEILVPSSDIMPGDTVVIHMGNVIPFDGEVSTGEGMVNQASLTGESLPVRRTKGQSVFAGTVMEEGELEITVRAVSGSTRYEKIVTMIEDSEKLKSALESKAEHLADRLVPYTLLGTGIVGALTRNVTKALSVLMVDFSCALKLAMPIAVLSAIRQAGQLGITVKGGKYLEAVAEADTIVFDKTGTLTKARPTVKEIVVFGDYPEPEALRIAACLEEHFPHSMAKAVVDAARRRKLYHEEMHSKVEYIVAHGISSYIDGKKAVIGSSHFVFEDEKCKIRGIYQEKFDTLPEEYSHLYLAIDGELTAVICIEDPLREEAKDMVQMLRTEGISKIVMMTGDSERTAASIAERVGVDEYYAEVLPEDKAGFIEKEKAAGRKVVMIGDGINDSPALSAADAGIAISDGAELAREIADITIATEDLRGIVMLKRLSDAMMRRIQGNYKGIVSINGALIALGVAGLIQPTTSALLHNTFTLAISLRSMSGLLPEK; this is encoded by the coding sequence ATGAAGTTTATTATTAAACATGAAGTGAAAGGCCGTCTCCGCATTCATGTTATCCGAAACAGGATGACATGTGCGGAGGCGGATATTCTTTGCTGGACTCTTGAAAAACAGAAAGATATTACCAGTGTCAAAGTATATGAGCGCACCGCTGACGCTGTGATCTATTATACAGGGGACCGGGAAGAACTGATTGGCAGATTAAGAAAGTTTCGTTTTGAGAAAGAAGATGTGCCGGAAAATGTAATATCAAGCTCAGGGCGTGCTTTAAATTCTGTATACAGAGAAAAGCTGATCGCAAAAGTACTCCTTCATTACGGAGGAAAACTGATTCTGCCAAATCCAATAAGAAAAATATGGCTTACTTTTAAGGCTGTCAAATATATTGGAAAGGGAATACTGTGTCTGGCCAGAAGGAAGATCGAAGTTTCGGTATTAGATGCCACGGCAATCGGAGTATCCGTTCTGCGCAGGGACTTTAATACTGCAGGTTCGGTCATGTTTCTTCTGGGAATCGGAGAACTTCTGGAGGAGTGGACACACAAGAAATCTGTTGGGGATCTTGCCCGCAGTATGTCATTGAATGTGCAGAAAGTATGGCTGAAAAGAGAAGAGCAGGAAATCCTAGTTCCGTCTTCAGATATTATGCCGGGAGATACCGTTGTGATACATATGGGAAATGTGATTCCTTTTGATGGTGAGGTATCCACAGGAGAGGGAATGGTCAATCAGGCTTCCTTAACAGGCGAATCCCTTCCGGTACGAAGAACGAAAGGACAGTCTGTGTTTGCCGGAACGGTCATGGAAGAAGGCGAATTGGAAATTACAGTCAGAGCTGTATCGGGTTCTACAAGATATGAGAAAATCGTGACTATGATTGAAGACTCGGAAAAATTGAAGTCCGCACTGGAAAGCAAAGCAGAACATCTGGCAGACCGACTGGTTCCCTATACCCTCCTTGGTACTGGCATTGTAGGAGCGCTGACCCGTAATGTAACAAAAGCACTCTCAGTTCTTATGGTAGATTTTTCCTGTGCATTGAAACTGGCCATGCCGATTGCCGTTCTTTCCGCCATCCGGCAGGCCGGACAGCTTGGGATTACTGTGAAAGGCGGAAAATATCTGGAAGCAGTGGCTGAAGCAGATACGATTGTATTTGATAAGACCGGAACACTGACTAAAGCGAGACCAACGGTAAAGGAGATTGTTGTATTTGGCGACTATCCGGAACCGGAAGCTCTCCGTATTGCTGCCTGTCTGGAAGAACATTTTCCCCATTCCATGGCGAAGGCTGTTGTAGATGCCGCCAGAAGAAGAAAACTGTATCATGAGGAAATGCACTCCAAAGTGGAATATATCGTAGCACATGGGATCTCCTCTTATATTGACGGAAAGAAAGCTGTGATCGGAAGCAGTCATTTTGTTTTTGAAGATGAAAAATGTAAAATTCGAGGGATATACCAGGAGAAGTTTGATACGCTTCCGGAGGAATATTCCCATCTGTATCTTGCCATTGATGGAGAACTGACTGCGGTAATCTGTATTGAAGATCCGCTTAGGGAAGAAGCAAAAGATATGGTGCAGATGCTGAGGACAGAAGGAATCTCTAAAATTGTCATGATGACTGGAGACAGTGAACGTACCGCTGCTTCGATTGCGGAACGTGTTGGTGTGGATGAGTATTATGCCGAGGTACTTCCAGAAGATAAAGCAGGATTTATTGAAAAAGAGAAAGCTGCGGGGAGAAAAGTCGTGATGATTGGAGACGGGATCAATGATTCACCCGCACTTTCAGCTGCAGATGCAGGAATTGCGATCAGTGATGGAGCGGAGCTTGCCCGCGAGATCGCAGATATTACCATTGCTACAGAAGATCTGCGTGGAATCGTA
- a CDS encoding DUF6110 family protein yields MLSDSALKKIGCFIGGVLFGTAGVKVLSSKDAKKVYTNCTAAALRAKDCVMKTATVIQENAEDILAEAQQINEKRAAEEAERVKEDALQEDGAAEQEENEQE; encoded by the coding sequence ATGTTAAGTGATTCTGCATTAAAGAAAATTGGATGTTTTATAGGAGGAGTTCTGTTTGGAACGGCAGGTGTAAAAGTTCTTTCTAGTAAAGATGCAAAGAAAGTGTACACAAATTGTACAGCAGCAGCATTGCGGGCAAAGGACTGTGTAATGAAGACAGCTACTGTCATACAGGAGAATGCAGAAGATATTCTTGCTGAGGCGCAGCAGATTAATGAAAAGCGTGCGGCAGAAGAAGCAGAGAGAGTAAAAGAGGATGCTCTTCAGGAAGATGGTGCGGCAGAGCAGGAAGAGAACGAACAGGAATAA
- a CDS encoding transcriptional repressor: MNGEKEKIIIKLKENGCRITKQRKMILDIILENRCSSCKEIYVQASKLDHSIGMATVYRLVKELEKIGVLSRQIVYK; this comes from the coding sequence ATGAACGGCGAAAAAGAAAAAATAATAATAAAATTAAAAGAAAATGGCTGCAGGATAACGAAACAGCGGAAGATGATCTTAGATATTATCCTGGAAAACAGGTGTTCCAGCTGCAAAGAAATCTATGTTCAGGCATCAAAGCTAGATCATAGCATTGGGATGGCAACGGTTTACCGTCTGGTAAAGGAACTGGAGAAGATTGGGGTACTCAGCAGGCAAATTGTGTACAAGTAA
- a CDS encoding heavy-metal-associated domain-containing protein: protein MADVIAVIILVVLIGGAAVYLIRAKRNGVKCVGCPAGGNCSNQRKRKRKKLSGPIIAKKTMVISGMHCGHCVQSVTDSLNQIDGVSAKVDLAKGWAEVSLDRKVEDDVLTAAVEKEGFSVDSVQNQVF from the coding sequence ATGGCAGATGTGATCGCGGTAATTATCCTGGTTGTTTTGATCGGGGGAGCAGCAGTGTATCTGATCAGGGCAAAAAGAAATGGAGTGAAATGCGTGGGATGTCCGGCAGGAGGAAACTGTTCTAACCAACGAAAAAGGAAAAGAAAAAAGCTGTCAGGCCCCATTATTGCGAAAAAAACTATGGTTATTTCAGGAATGCACTGTGGACATTGTGTTCAAAGTGTGACAGACAGTCTGAATCAGATTGATGGGGTCTCTGCCAAAGTAGATCTTGCAAAAGGATGGGCAGAAGTCTCTCTTGATCGTAAAGTAGAAGACGATGTTTTGACTGCTGCAGTGGAAAAAGAAGGATTTTCCGTTGACTCTGTTCAGAACCAGGTATTTTAG
- the feoB gene encoding ferrous iron transport protein B, which yields MRIAFAGNPNSGKTTMYNALTGRNERVGNWAGVTVERKESPIRKGYYEGTEELIAVDLPGAYSMSPFTSEESITSGYVKNENPDVIINIVDATNLSRSLFFTTQLLELGIPVVVALNKSDIVNKKQTQIDEKRLSEKLGCPVIKTVSTSSGHEGLREAVHAAAELKGKGQKAPYTQADIDLKDKAAVEAADRKRFEFVNGIVKQVEKRKIFTKDKNVQDKIDSIITHKIIGIPIFAVVIFLVFYISQTTLGTWIADWLVAWIETFQGWVGGLMENANPLLYALLVDGIIGGVGAVVGFLPLVMVMYFLIALLEDCGYMARATVVLDPIFKRVGLSGKSVIPMVIGTGCAIPGVMASRTIRNERERRTTAMLTPFMPCGAKIPVIALFAGAFFADAWWVSATMYLVGILLVLLGALLVKKITGQKYRKSFFIIELPEYKLPSLKRACGSMLERGKAYIVKAGTIILVCNTIVQIMQSFNWQFQLVEEGAEGTSILASIAHPFAILFIPLGFGVWQLAAAAVTGFIAKENVVGTLAVVYGVTNLIDTDELALVGSGSEVAAVMGLTKAAALAYLMFNLYTPPCFAALGAMNSEMKSGKWLFGGICLQLATGYTIAFAVYQIGTLITTGSLGTAFVPGLIAVITFVLIILWRIRKSDKEFASEYSLHSVRS from the coding sequence ATGAGAATTGCTTTTGCAGGAAATCCAAACAGTGGGAAAACGACCATGTACAATGCACTGACCGGCAGGAATGAACGTGTCGGGAACTGGGCGGGAGTTACGGTCGAAAGAAAGGAAAGTCCGATAAGGAAAGGGTATTATGAGGGAACAGAAGAATTGATCGCGGTGGATTTGCCGGGTGCATATTCTATGTCACCTTTTACATCAGAAGAAAGCATTACCAGTGGGTATGTTAAAAATGAGAATCCGGATGTGATCATTAATATCGTAGATGCTACAAATCTCAGCAGGAGTCTGTTCTTTACCACACAGCTTCTGGAACTTGGAATACCGGTAGTTGTTGCACTTAACAAAAGTGACATTGTCAATAAGAAACAGACGCAGATTGATGAAAAACGTCTGTCCGAGAAGTTGGGCTGTCCGGTCATAAAAACAGTTTCTACATCTTCCGGACATGAAGGACTCAGAGAAGCTGTTCATGCTGCGGCTGAATTAAAAGGGAAAGGACAGAAAGCACCTTACACACAGGCGGATATTGACCTGAAAGATAAAGCAGCGGTAGAGGCTGCTGACAGGAAGCGTTTTGAATTTGTAAATGGTATTGTGAAACAAGTAGAAAAAAGAAAGATTTTTACAAAAGATAAAAATGTACAGGATAAGATTGACAGTATCATCACGCATAAGATTATCGGGATTCCGATTTTTGCTGTCGTTATCTTTCTTGTATTTTACATATCACAGACAACTCTGGGTACCTGGATCGCAGACTGGCTGGTGGCATGGATCGAGACATTCCAGGGCTGGGTCGGCGGACTGATGGAAAACGCAAATCCGCTGTTGTATGCGCTTCTTGTAGATGGTATCATCGGTGGAGTTGGTGCGGTTGTTGGCTTCCTCCCGCTTGTTATGGTTATGTATTTCCTGATTGCACTGCTGGAAGATTGCGGATATATGGCAAGAGCTACTGTAGTACTGGATCCGATCTTTAAGAGAGTAGGACTTTCCGGAAAATCAGTGATTCCCATGGTTATTGGAACTGGTTGTGCGATTCCAGGTGTTATGGCATCCCGTACAATCCGAAATGAAAGAGAACGTCGCACAACAGCAATGCTGACACCATTTATGCCATGTGGAGCAAAAATTCCAGTAATTGCTTTATTCGCAGGGGCCTTCTTTGCAGACGCATGGTGGGTTTCGGCAACTATGTACCTGGTAGGCATTCTGTTAGTTTTACTTGGAGCTTTACTTGTCAAAAAGATTACAGGACAGAAATACAGAAAATCTTTCTTTATCATTGAACTTCCGGAATACAAACTTCCAAGCTTAAAAAGAGCCTGCGGATCTATGCTGGAGCGTGGGAAGGCATACATTGTGAAAGCAGGAACGATCATTCTGGTATGTAATACAATAGTACAGATTATGCAGAGCTTCAACTGGCAGTTCCAGCTTGTGGAAGAAGGAGCAGAGGGAACATCTATTCTGGCATCCATTGCTCATCCGTTTGCTATCCTGTTTATCCCGTTGGGATTTGGAGTATGGCAGCTTGCAGCGGCAGCAGTGACTGGATTCATTGCAAAAGAAAATGTAGTAGGAACTCTGGCAGTCGTTTACGGTGTTACAAACCTAATTGATACGGATGAACTGGCATTGGTTGGCAGCGGAAGTGAAGTTGCTGCTGTTATGGGACTTACAAAGGCAGCAGCACTGGCGTATCTGATGTTTAATCTTTATACACCTCCTTGTTTTGCGGCTCTTGGAGCGATGAATTCGGAAATGAAGAGTGGAAAATGGCTGTTTGGAGGCATCTGTCTTCAGCTGGCAACAGGTTATACCATAGCTTTTGCTGTATACCAGATTGGTACATTGATCACTACGGGATCTCTTGGCACTGCATTTGTACCGGGATTGATCGCAGTCATCACTTTTGTATTAATCATTCTTTGGAGAATCCGCAAGTCTGATAAAGAATTTGCTTCAGAATACAGTTTGCATTCTGTCAGATCATAA
- a CDS encoding FeoA family protein, protein MNLLEAEEGKEYIVKEILTDDEELNAFLFSLGCYSGEPITVISHLKGGCVVSIKDGRYNMDTDLAKAISI, encoded by the coding sequence ATGAATTTACTGGAAGCCGAAGAAGGGAAGGAATATATCGTTAAGGAAATTTTGACGGATGATGAAGAATTGAATGCTTTTTTGTTTTCTTTGGGTTGTTATAGTGGTGAGCCAATTACAGTGATCTCTCATTTGAAAGGTGGCTGCGTAGTCTCTATCAAGGATGGACGTTATAATATGGATACTGATTTGGCAAAAGCTATTTCAATATAA
- a CDS encoding metal-dependent transcriptional regulator: MHINPSGENYLETILILSKKLPVVRSVDIATELDFKKPSVSVAMKKLRTSGHIIVSPEGYIQLTESGKKIANQIYERHLLFSSWLERLGVDPKVAAQDACRIEHVISSESFEAIKKHIKNHID; this comes from the coding sequence ATGCATATAAATCCGTCCGGTGAAAACTATCTGGAAACCATCCTGATTCTGAGCAAAAAACTCCCAGTTGTACGTTCTGTGGATATCGCTACAGAATTAGATTTTAAAAAACCCAGTGTAAGTGTAGCTATGAAAAAATTACGTACAAGCGGACATATTATAGTATCTCCAGAAGGGTATATCCAGTTAACCGAATCCGGGAAAAAAATTGCAAACCAGATTTATGAACGACATCTTCTCTTTTCTTCCTGGTTGGAACGTCTGGGAGTTGACCCCAAAGTTGCAGCACAGGACGCATGCCGGATCGAACATGTTATCAGTTCCGAAAGCTTTGAAGCCATTAAAAAACACATCAAAAACCATATTGATTAA
- a CDS encoding DUF2325 domain-containing protein — translation MSVVIIGGHDRMVCQYKQICKSFNCKAKVFTQMSANFSKQIGNPDLIVLFTNTVSHKMVRCAVDEAERCNADVVRCHTSSKNALQEILESACMQ, via the coding sequence ATGAGCGTTGTTATCATAGGTGGTCATGACAGGATGGTGTGTCAGTACAAGCAAATCTGCAAGAGCTTTAATTGCAAGGCAAAAGTATTTACACAGATGTCTGCAAATTTCAGCAAGCAGATTGGCAATCCAGATCTGATCGTGCTCTTTACAAATACTGTTTCTCATAAAATGGTCCGATGTGCAGTAGATGAAGCAGAGCGATGTAATGCCGATGTGGTAAGGTGCCACACCAGCAGTAAAAATGCACTGCAGGAAATACTTGAGAGTGCTTGTATGCAATGA
- a CDS encoding flavodoxin, with translation MGKIAVVYWSGTGNTETMANAVLEGAKGKGADAVLFTSAEFDVSMMDAYDAVAFGCPAMGDEVLEESEFEPMFSSCESKLSGKKIALFGSYGWGDGEWMREWETNCKQAGAVLACESVICNEMPDDEGIQSCRTLGEMLAG, from the coding sequence ATGGGTAAAATTGCAGTAGTTTATTGGAGTGGAACAGGAAATACGGAGACTATGGCAAATGCAGTTCTGGAAGGAGCAAAAGGCAAGGGGGCTGATGCTGTTTTGTTTACTTCTGCAGAATTTGATGTTTCGATGATGGATGCTTATGATGCGGTTGCATTTGGCTGCCCGGCTATGGGAGATGAAGTGCTTGAAGAAAGCGAATTTGAGCCTATGTTTTCTTCCTGTGAATCGAAGCTTTCCGGGAAAAAGATTGCCTTGTTTGGATCCTATGGATGGGGAGACGGAGAGTGGATGAGAGAATGGGAGACGAATTGTAAACAAGCGGGTGCTGTATTAGCTTGTGAAAGTGTGATCTGTAATGAAATGCCCGATGACGAGGGAATACAGTCTTGTAGAACATTGGGAGAGATGCTGGCTGGTTAG
- a CDS encoding DUF3793 family protein — protein sequence MSDEMIVRYCSPTLANIKTANLFSCLYSSKQTVIHEIRSINQKLVPKGIRVLPIHMSKRRVLIYVYRPERLKRDLSDKTVRTFLETRGYQCDNFVCCINRLIMKLREEPDFPHEIGLFLGYPLEDVKSFIENKADCSKCSGCWKVYGNEQEALKLFEKYQKCAGTYYAQWKKGMTIERLAVNS from the coding sequence ATGTCAGATGAAATGATTGTACGGTATTGTTCTCCTACTTTGGCAAATATAAAAACAGCAAATCTGTTTTCCTGTTTATACAGTTCCAAACAAACGGTAATTCATGAGATAAGGAGCATAAATCAAAAATTAGTGCCAAAAGGGATCAGGGTTCTGCCCATCCATATGTCAAAACGTAGAGTTCTGATTTATGTATATCGTCCGGAAAGACTTAAAAGAGATTTGTCGGACAAAACGGTTCGGACTTTTTTGGAAACTAGAGGGTATCAATGTGATAATTTTGTATGCTGTATCAACAGATTGATTATGAAACTTCGTGAAGAACCGGATTTTCCGCACGAGATTGGATTATTTCTGGGGTATCCTCTGGAGGATGTCAAGAGTTTTATAGAAAATAAGGCTGACTGCTCTAAATGCTCCGGGTGTTGGAAAGTATATGGGAATGAACAGGAAGCGTTAAAGCTTTTTGAAAAATATCAGAAATGTGCAGGTACATATTACGCACAATGGAAAAAAGGAATGACTATTGAACGGCTTGCCGTGAATAGTTAA
- a CDS encoding metal-dependent transcriptional regulator, which yields MKLHASGEDYLETILVIHKKMGMVRSVDVSRHMGVSKPSVCVAVNTLKDGGFLTIDEGYFLYLTDIDREVAEKIYERDCFFTEQLIAAGVDPKTAEVDACRMEHVISNESFNG from the coding sequence ATGAAACTTCATGCGTCCGGGGAGGACTATCTGGAAACCATCCTTGTTATCCATAAGAAAATGGGTATGGTGCGCTCCGTAGATGTTTCCCGGCACATGGGAGTGTCAAAACCGAGTGTTTGTGTGGCGGTCAACACCCTGAAAGACGGCGGCTTTCTCACGATAGACGAAGGCTATTTTCTGTACCTGACCGATATAGACCGTGAGGTTGCCGAAAAGATTTATGAACGTGATTGCTTCTTTACAGAACAGCTTATCGCAGCAGGCGTTGATCCCAAAACTGCAGAGGTCGATGCCTGCCGGATGGAACATGTGATCAGTAATGAAAGTTTTAATGGATAG
- a CDS encoding ABC transporter ATP-binding protein, with translation MSKLKVKLMLSEKGYSDLKKAITACTITNIALLLPSMVACLLFWELLKPFTGEAISWGSLWKLLGLGVVAAILVFLAAKNDYRKTYIASYKEASTTRLRIAEHLRKLPMSFFNTKDLSDITTNMMADCSSMESMLSSTIPPLIANIISVTLTCICLAFFDWRMALAIFCTMPVTFLIIWCGRKLQLRLFDKQVDVKLEASSQIQEYLEGIKIIKSCGLGGSRFSTLDKALQAMRKIAIKVELASGILVQGASLILQAGLGITIFIGTVLITGGEIELLPLLVLLMFSTQIYGPILAILSQLTSLFHLGTVTNRMRTLLTTPAMEGEDKDVSKYDIELKNVTFGYNRDDVIKDVSFSIPAGSITALVGPSGSGKSTISKLIARFWDVRKGQITIGGIDVRTIEPEHLMRCMSFVFQDVTLFNDTVFNNIRVGNMNATKEQVMAAAKAAYCDEFIQRLPDGYQTVLGENGSTLSGGERQRISIARALLKDAPIILLDEATASLDPENEVLIQRAIAKLVEGKTVIMIAHRLRTVVDADQIIVLEDGKLAELGPHEELMKKKGLYEKLYHIQQESLGWAI, from the coding sequence ATGAGTAAGCTGAAAGTTAAGTTAATGCTGTCGGAGAAAGGCTACTCCGACCTAAAAAAAGCAATTACAGCCTGCACGATAACCAATATTGCGCTGCTACTTCCTTCAATGGTAGCCTGCCTGCTCTTTTGGGAGCTACTGAAGCCGTTTACCGGAGAAGCAATTTCGTGGGGCTCACTGTGGAAACTGCTGGGTCTGGGAGTAGTAGCTGCTATTCTGGTATTTCTGGCTGCAAAAAATGATTATAGGAAAACCTATATTGCTTCATACAAGGAGGCCAGCACGACCAGACTTCGGATCGCGGAGCATCTTCGTAAGCTCCCCATGAGTTTCTTTAACACGAAGGATTTGTCCGACATTACCACAAACATGATGGCGGATTGCAGCAGCATGGAATCCATGCTCAGCAGTACTATTCCACCGCTGATTGCAAATATTATCTCCGTCACCCTAACCTGTATTTGTCTGGCGTTTTTTGACTGGAGAATGGCCCTTGCGATTTTCTGCACGATGCCGGTTACATTCCTCATCATCTGGTGCGGACGCAAGCTACAACTTCGTCTGTTTGATAAACAAGTGGATGTGAAATTGGAGGCGTCCAGCCAGATTCAGGAATATCTGGAAGGTATCAAAATCATCAAATCCTGCGGCCTTGGCGGTTCCCGTTTCTCCACGCTGGATAAAGCACTCCAGGCCATGCGAAAAATTGCCATCAAGGTGGAACTGGCCTCCGGCATTCTGGTTCAGGGAGCCAGCCTGATCCTGCAAGCGGGGCTTGGCATCACCATTTTTATTGGAACGGTGCTGATAACCGGCGGCGAGATTGAGTTGCTTCCTCTATTGGTTCTGCTCATGTTCTCCACGCAGATTTACGGCCCGATCCTTGCCATTCTTTCGCAGTTGACTTCTCTGTTCCACTTAGGAACTGTCACCAACCGTATGCGTACTCTGCTGACCACGCCCGCTATGGAGGGCGAAGATAAGGATGTATCCAAGTATGACATTGAACTGAAAAATGTCACTTTCGGATATAACCGTGACGATGTTATCAAGGATGTGTCTTTCTCTATTCCCGCTGGCAGCATAACAGCCCTGGTAGGACCTTCCGGCAGTGGAAAGAGTACGATTTCCAAACTGATTGCCCGCTTTTGGGATGTAAGAAAAGGCCAGATTACCATTGGTGGTATAGATGTCAGAACCATTGAACCGGAACACCTAATGCGCTGTATGTCTTTTGTATTTCAGGATGTGACATTGTTCAACGATACTGTTTTTAATAATATCCGCGTAGGCAACATGAACGCTACCAAGGAGCAGGTCATGGCAGCGGCAAAGGCGGCGTACTGTGACGAATTTATCCAGCGATTGCCGGACGGTTATCAGACTGTCCTTGGTGAAAACGGCAGCACTCTTTCCGGCGGTGAGCGTCAGCGGATTTCCATTGCTCGCGCTCTGCTGAAAGATGCCCCTATCATTCTTCTGGACGAGGCAACAGCATCTCTTGACCCGGAGAACGAGGTTTTAATCCAGCGGGCCATTGCAAAACTGGTGGAGGGCAAGACGGTCATTATGATCGCTCACCGGCTCCGTACTGTTGTGGATGCCGATCAGATCATCGTTTTGGAAGATGGCAAACTGGCCGAGCTGGGGCCACATGAGGAATTGATGAAAAAGAAAGGGCTGTACGAAAAACTATATCATATTCAGCAGGAAAGCCTTGGTTGGGCGATATAG